A genomic stretch from Telopea speciosissima isolate NSW1024214 ecotype Mountain lineage chromosome 7, Tspe_v1, whole genome shotgun sequence includes:
- the LOC122667833 gene encoding ABC transporter F family member 4, producing MGKKKAEQTGAASKPKEGKKERLSVSAMLASMDEKSDKPNKTSSSSSKPKSAPKLSSYTDGVDLPPSDEEDEIDDELEAKKKVLKQKLDPKTLDISVSEKELKKREKKDMIAAHVVEHARREALRDDRDAFTVVIGSRASVLDGEDSADANVKDITVENFSVSARGKELLKNASVKISHGKRYGLIGPNGKGKSTLLKLLAWRKIPVPKNIDVLLVEQEVVGDERTALEAVVSANEELVKLRQEVAALQNGASAEEEDDDGDAGEKLADLYDRLQLMGSDAAEAQASKILAGLGFTKEMQGRPTKSFSGGWRMRISLARALFVQPTLLLLDEPTNHLDLRAVLWLEEYLCRWKKTLVVVSHDRDFLNTVCTDIIHLHDMKLHFYRGNFDEFESGYDQRRKEMNKKFEIYEKQVKAAKRSGNRVQQEKVKDRAKFAAAKEASKNKSKGKVDEDEAPPEVPQKWRDYSVEFHFPEPTELTPPLLQLIEVSFSYPNREDFRLSNVDVGIDMGTRVAIVGPNGAGKSTLLNLLAGDLVPSEGEVRRSQKLRIGRYSQHFVDLLIMDESPVQYLLRLHPDQEGLSKQEAVRAKLGKFGLPSHNHLTPIAKLSGGQKSRVVFTSISMSKPHILLLDEPTNHLDMQSIDALADALDEFTGGVVLVSHDSRLISRVCDDEEKSEIWVVENGTVRNFPGTFEDYKDELMKEIKAEVDE from the coding sequence atggggaagaagaaggctgaACAAACGGGTGCGGCCTCAAAACCCAAAGAAGGCAAGAAAGAGAGACTCTCCGTCTCAGCCATGCTTGCAAGCATGGATGAGAAATCTGATAAACCCAATAagacctcttcttcctcctcaaaaCCAAAATCAGCCCCAAAGCTCTCTTCTTATACAGACGGTGTCGATCTCCCTCCCtcagatgaagaagatgaaatcgATGACGAATTAGAAGCCAAGAAGAAAGTCCTTAAGCAGAAACTCGATCCAAAGACCCTTGATATTTCTGTATCTGAGAAAGAATTAAAGAAGCGAGAGAAGAAGGATATGATCGCTGCCCATGTTGTAGAACATGCTCGCAGAGAAGCCCTTAGAGACGATCGTGATGCCTTCACTGTTGTAATCGGTAGCCGTGCTTCGGTCCTTGACGGTGAAGATTCTGCAGATGCTAATGTCAAGGATATTACAGTTGAGAATTTCTCTGTGTCGGCGAGAGGGAAAGAGTTGTTGAAGAATGCTTCAGTGAAGATTTCGCATGGCAAGAGGTACGGTTTGATTGGCCCTAATGGGAAGGGGAAGTCGACCCTTTTGAAGCTTCTCGCTTGGAGGAAGATTCCGGTGCCAAAGAACATAGACGTGCTTTTGGTGGAACAGGAGGTGGTTGGTGATGAGAGGACGGCGCTTGAAGCTGTGGTTTCGGCAAATGAAGAGCTTGTGAAGCTTCGTCAGGAGGTTGCTGCTCTACAGAATGGAGCTTCcgctgaagaagaagacgatgatgGAGATGCAGGTGAGAAGCTTGCAGATTTGTATGATAGGTTGCAGTTGATGGGGTCTGATGCAGCAGAGGCCCAGGCGTCAAAGATTCTTGCTGGTTTGGGTTTCACTAAGGAGATGCAAGGGAGGCCTACCAAGTCCTTTAGTGGTGGGTGGAGGATGAGAATCTCATTGGCTAGGGCTCTGTTTGTGCAGCCAACCCTTCTGTTGCTTGATGAACCCACAAACCATCTTGATCTCAGGGCTGTTCTGTGGTTAGAGGAGTACTTGTGCAGGTGGAAGAAGACTCTTGTTGTGGTCTCACACGATAGGGATTTCCTCAACACTGTCTGCACTGATATTATTCATCTACATGATATGAAACTCCACTTCTATCGAGGGAATTTCGATGAATTTGAATCTGGGTATGACCAGCGACGCAAGGAGATGAACAAGAAGTTTGAGATCTATGAGAAGCAAGTTAAGGCAGCAAAGAGGTCTGGGAATCGGGTTCAACAGGAGAAGGTTAAGGATAGAGCTAAGTTTGCTGCGGCAAAGGAAGCATCAAAGAATAAGTCAAAGGGGAAGGTTGATGAAGATGAGGCCCCGCCCGAGGTTCCTCAGAAATGGAGGGATTACAGTGTGGAGTTCCACTTCCCTGAGCCGACTGAGCTCACCCCACCTCTCTTGCAGCTCATTGAAGTCAGTTTTAGCTATCCAAATAGGGAGGATTTCAGGCTTTCTAATGTTGATGTGGGTATTGATATGGGAACCCGTGTAGCCATTGTTGGGCCTAATGGAGCTGGGAAATCAACCCTGCTCAATCTTTTAGCAGGAGATTTGGTTCCATCTGAGGGAGAAGTGAGGAGAAGTCAGAAGCTGAGGATTGGGAGATATTCACAGCACTTTGTGGATCTATTGATTATGGATGAGTCCCCGGTTCAATATCTTCTCCGGCTTCATCCAGATCAAGAAGGTTTAAGCAAACAAGAGGCTGTTCGTGCAAAGCTTGGAAAATTTGGGCTCCCTAGCCATAACCACCTGACTCCTATTGCGAAATTATCAGGAGGGCAGAAATCCCGAGTTGTTTTTACCTCAATCTCTATGTCAAAGCCTCACATTTTGTTATTGGATGAGCCCACAAATCATTTGGATATGCAGAGCATTGATGCACTGGCTGATGCACTGGATGAGTTTACTGGTGGAGTAGTATTGGTCAGTCATGATTCTAGGCTAATATCGAGGGTCTGCGATGATGaagagaagagtgagatctGGGTTGTTGAAAATGGGACTGTGAGAAACTTCCCCGGGACATTTGAGGACTACAAGGACGAGCTTATGAAAGAGATCAAGGCAGAGGTTGATGAATGA